The proteins below come from a single Mya arenaria isolate MELC-2E11 chromosome 8, ASM2691426v1 genomic window:
- the LOC128244043 gene encoding microfibril-associated glycoprotein 4-like has translation NAVYEVENYVDDDLYDVDSLQADYEEVTLKFHNISEDPSKGSGIYYGYKENGIQTSKDGGYLRHHVTPERQDCQELFEEGFLTDGVYTIRPSGGDTTDVWCDMEQGGWTVISRRQDGSENFNRGWDKYVAGFGNQTGEYWLGLESIHLLTLFNTSVRVYVETFGDVSPTSMNAIYSKFVVDDASTNYRLEIDGFTGDCGDSMAYHKGMQFSTFDNDKDMYTGNCVVDYQGGYWHNICHRANPNGLYLGGVTDLYGDGMSWYECWGHNYSPKIYIYKIKRN, from the exons AATGCTGTGTATGAAGTGGAAAATTATGTGGATGATGATTTGTATGACGTTGATTCACTCCAGGCAGATTACGAAGAAGTCACACTGAAATTCCATAATATATCAG AGGACCCGTCCAAGGGATCAGGAATTTACTACGGTTATAAGGAAAACGGCATTCAG ACCTCCAAAGACGGCGGATATCTGCGACATCACGTGACGCCTGAGCGACAGGACTGTCAAGAATTGTTTGAGGAAGGTTTTTTGACAGACGGTGTCTACACGATACGGCCATCGGGAGGGGATACAACGGACGTTTGGTGCGATATGGAACAAGGCGGATGGACGGTCATCTCCAGGCGGCAGGACGGGTCTGAAAACTTTAACCGTGGTTGGGACAAATATGTCGCAGGATTTGGAAACCAAACAG GCGAGTACTGGCTTGGTCTCGAAAGCATACACCTGCTTACTCTTTTCAATACATCGGTGAGGGTCTACGTTGAAACATTTGGCGATGTATCTCCGACCTCCATGAATGCGATCTACAGCAAGTTTGTTGTCGATGATGCCTCTACCAACTATCGGCTTGAGATTGATGGCTTCACTGGAGACTGTGGTGACAGCATGGCTTATCACAAGGGAATGCAGTTCAGTACTTTCGATAACGACAAGGACATGTACACTGGCAACTGTGTCGTTGATTACCAGGGAGGATATTGGCATAACATATGTCATAGAGCTAATCCAAACGGACTGTATCTAGGTGGTGTCACTGATCTGTATGGTGACGGAATGTCTTGGTACGAATGCTGGGGACATAACTATTCACCCaagatatacatatacaaaatcaAAAGAAACTAA
- the LOC128243688 gene encoding complement C1q-like protein 4 translates to MLMYLTLVCVALAAGACARNVNEWDIQPKLTGEEFSVLQEELNVLKELIETQGQEINELKTIGLTGLQLGPIAFSAKLDRTVSQIGIGQKLIFNDVMTNVGNAYNVHAGVFTCPRAGLYLFSYFIGKGRTGQAWFRLMKNGIVINGAVADSVSRFHDTQGGNVAVLHLKIRDSVYVESFHQNSAQVSGDNGFVTFSGFLL, encoded by the exons ATGCTCATGTATTTGACCCTGGTGTGTGTTGCGCTTGCAGCCGGCGCATGTGCGCGCAATGTGAATGAGTGGGATATTCAGCCCAAACTAACAG GTGAAGAGTTTTCAGTTCTTCAAGAAGAACTCAACGTATTGAAGGAACTCATTGAAACACAGGGGCAAGAAATCAACGAGCTCAAAACGATCG GCTTGACAGGTCTCCAGCTTGGACCGATCGCCTTCAGTGCTAAGCTGGACCGTACTGTCTCCCAGATTGGCATCGGACAGAAGCTGATATTCAATGACGTGATGACTAACGTTGGAAATGCTTACAACGTGCACGCTGGTGTATTCACTTGTCCGCGAGCTGGACTCTATCTATTTTCCTACTTTATTGGCAAG GGAAGAACGGGCCAGGCATGGTTTAGACTGATGAAGAACGGAATTGTCATAAACGGTGCCGTCGCGGATTCTGTCAGTAGATTTCACGATACCCAAGGCGGAAATGTTGCAGTTCTGCATCTGAAAATCAGGGATTCCGTCTATGTTGAGTCGTTTCATCAAAATTCCGCCCAAGTCTCCGGCGACAATGGCTTCGTCACATTTTCGGGTTTTTTGTTATAG